A window of Candidatus Eisenbacteria bacterium genomic DNA:
CGGCGGCGAGGAGAGCGAGCACGAAGAGGATCCTCCTCATCGGACCGCCTCCACCGCGTCCGAGAGATGGCACCAATCGGCCGGGCCGAGGTCCTCGGGCCGGGCGGCGAGGTTCACCCCGGATATCTCCTCGATGCGCCGAAGCTCCTCCGGGGAGAACGTCCGAAGAGCGCGAAGCCCGGAGCGAATCATCTTCCTCCGGCCGCCGAAGAGAGAGCGCGCGAGCCGAAAGAGCGCCTCTTCGCTTCGCGCGCGGACCGGGAGCGGATCGTGGAAGGCGAGGCGCACCGCCGCAGACTCGACCCGCGGGCGCGGACGGAAGGAAGAGGGACCGACGCGGAAGAGAACCTCGGGCCGGGAGTAATAACGGACGAGAAGCGTGATCCGCCCGAAGAGGCGCGTGCCGGGAGAAGCGGCGATCCGCTCCGCCACCTCCCTCTGGACCAAGAGGAGCGCGGAGCGGATCGATGAGGAATGAAGCATCAACCGTTCGAGGATTCGAGCCGTGACGCGATAGGGGATGTTCCCGACGACGACGAGCTTCCCTCCCCCGGATGCCTCCTCGAGATCGAAATCGAGAAAGTCCCCGCGGACGAAGACGACGTTCTCCTTTCCGAGAAGCCTTCGCCGTTGCCGCGCGAGGAGCCTTCCGTCGATCTCGACCGAGTAGATCTTCCCCGCGCGCTCCGCGAGAAGCTCCGTCAGGTTCCCCGTGCCGGAACCGATCTCGACGACGCGGTCCGAGGGACGGAGCTCCGCCGCGTCCGCGATCTTCCGGAGAAGGTTCGGATCGACGAGGAAGTTCTGGCCGAGCCTCTTGCTCGGCCGGTGCCCCTCGCCGCGGAGGGCGCGCGCGTCGGCCGCCGGCGTCCCCTCCCCGCGACTCACGGCGCCTCCTCCATCCGGAAGAGGCGATTCGCGTTCTCGGTCGTCGCCCGGTCCGTCTCCTCGAAGCTCCATCCGCGGATCTCGGCCACCCGTTCCACGGTGAAGCGGAGGTACGCCGGCTCGTTCCGCTTCCCCCGGTGCGGGACCGGCGCAAGCCAAGGGCAATCGGTCTCGACGAGGATCCGATCGGCGGGACACGCGCGGACAACCTCCGCGAGCGCTCCGTTCGACTTCGCGAACGTCACCGTCCCCGGGATCGAGATCGCGAAACCGAGAGGAAGCACTTTCTCCATGAATGATCGATCGCCGGAGAAACAGTGCATCACGCCGCCGGCGAGTTCCCCCTCGTGCTCCTTGAGGATCGCGAGGAGAACCTCGTGCGCTTCGCGGTCGTGGATCACGACCGGCTTCCCCACGCGCGCCGCGAGCGCGAGCTGCTCGTGAAAGAGCCGCTCTTGGTTCCTTCGATCCGCGTAGTTCCGGTAGAAGTCGAGGCCCGTCTCGCCGACGGCGACGACCTCGGGCCGCCGCGCGAGCTCTTCCACGCGGGCGAGATCCTCCTCCGCGGCGCGGTCCGCCTCGTGGGGATGGATGCCGACGACCGCGCGCACGGCCGGCTCCGAGGCGGCGAGACGGACGACGTCGTCGCACGAGGGAACATCGTACGCGACCGAGACGATCCGCTCGACTCCCGCGGCGGCGGCGCGGCGCACGAGATCGGAGGGAGATCCGCTCGAGAAGTCCGGGTGCGTGAGATGGGCGTGGCTGTCGATCAACTCGCCGCCCCCTCCTCCTCGATCCTCGGGAACAGAGGCTTGTCGAGGCGGAGCGACCGTCCGTCTCCCGGCGCGTCGCGCCAGGCACAATCGGCGTCGAAACGGAAGTCCGCGGCCTTCCGGTCGATCCCGATCGCCAGGGCAAGCTCCTCCGCCTTGGCCGGCATCACAGGAGAAACAAGGACGGACACGATGCGGAGCGATTCGAAGACGTTGTAGAGAACCGTCTCGAGCTTCGCCCTCCGCGCGGGATCCTTCGCGAGCTTCCAGGGGGCGTTCTCCTCGATGTACCGATTCGCGCGCCGCACGAGTTCCCATACGGCGGCGAGCGCGTTGTGAAACTCGAAGCGGTCCATCGCGGCGGCGTAGCGGGCCGCCGCGTCCGCGGCGAGATCGCGGAGCTCCCCGCCGTCTTCCCCCGCGCGCGGCGAGGGGAAGACATCGCCGAGGTACTTGCGCGTCATCCCCGCCGTTCGGTTCAAGAGGTTGCCGAGATCGTTCGCGAGATCCGCGTTGTGTCTCCCCGCGAGCTGGCCGACGGAGAAATCGCCGTCCCTCTCGAACGAGACCTCGCGGAGAAGGTAGTAGCGGACCGTGTCGGCGCCGAACCGCTCCACCATCGCCCGCGGATCGACGACGTTCCCGAGAGACTTGGAGAGCTTCTTCCCCTCGACGGAGATGAAGCCGTGCGCGTACACGCTCTTCGGGAGCTCGATGCCGGCGGAGAGGAGCATCGCCGGCCAGATGATGCAGTGAAAGCGCGTGATGTCCTTCCCGATGATGTGAAGATCGGCGGGCCAGTAGCGATCGAACGAATCGCTCGGCCCGGGGAATCCGACAGATGTCAAGTAGTTGATCAAGGCGTCGAACCAAACGTAGACCACGTGCGAGCGGTCGGCCGGTAGGGGGATCCCCCATCCCTGGCTCGACCGGGACACGGAGACGTCCACGAGCCCCGCCTCGAGCACGCTCACGATCTCGTTTCGACGGATCTCCGGAAGAATGAAGGAGGGGGTTGCCGCGATGTGGGCGAGAAGCTCCTCCCGATAGCTCGTCAGACGGAAGAAGAAATTCTCCTCCTCGATCCGATCCGGCTCGCGGAGATGGACCGGGCACTTCCCGTCGACGAGATCCTTCTCCTGTAGAAAGTTCTCACAGGAAACGCAGTAGAGCCCTTGGTAGAGGCCTTTGTAGATGTCCCCTCTCTCCTCGATCCGGCGGAACACCTCGCGCACCGAACGCTCGTGGGCGGCCTCCGTCGTCCGGACGAAGCGGTCGTAAGAGAGATGGAGCATCCGCCAGATCGACTCGAACTCGACCGCCATCCGGTCGCAGTAGACGGTCGGGTCGAGCCCCTGCGCGCGCGCTTCCCGCTCGACGTTGAGGCTGTGCTCGTCGTTCCCCATCGAGAAGAACGTGTCGAAGCCTCGAAGCCTCTTGTAGCGCGCGACGCAATCGGCGGCGATCTTCTCGAACGCGGTGCCGATGTGCGGCTTGCTGTTCACGTAGTCGATCGCGGTCGTCAGATAGTAGGAGTTCATCTTCGTGTCCCGGCAGGCGGCGGTTTCCGCGAAGGGGCAAGTCCGCGCGCCGTCTCATGCCTCCCCGCGGTTCCTGGGCACCCAACGATCCCTGTGAAACTCCTCCGTGATCTCCTCCAAGAGGACACGGATCTCCCTCTCCTCGCCGGCCCGGATCGTGACGGTGCGGGAGAAGATGTCCGCCTTGGTCACCTTCCCCTCCGTGTTCGCCGTCCGCACGCGCGCCCCCACGCGGGGAAACGCGCGGAGCGCCTGGAGGTACTCGCTTCTTTCGTAGGCGAGGCAGCACATGAGCCGGCCGCACACGCCGGAGATCTTGTTCGGGGAGAGGGCGAGCTGCTGGTCGCGGGCCATGCGGAGCGTGACGGGCGCGAAATCCCTGAGGAACGTGGAGCAGCAGAGAGTTCTCCCGCACGGCCCGATGCCGTCGAGGCGCTTCGCTTCGTCGCGCACGCCGATCTGGCGAAGCTCGATGCGCGTCTTGAAGGTCGACGCGAGATCCTTCACGAGCTCGCGAAAATCGATGCGCTTCTCCGCCGTGAAGTAGAACGTGATCTTGTTCCCGTCGTACTGCATCTCCACGTCGACGAGCTTCATCTCGAGCTTGCGCGCCTCGATCCGGCCGAGGCAGACCGCGCGCGCTTCCTCCTCGCGCGATCGATTCCGGGAGAGGTTCGCCTGATCCCGCGCCTCCGCGCGGCGGATCACCTCGTGGAGCGTTTCCCCCTCGGGCGGGACGAAGTCGGACGGAGGAAAGTGCGCGACCTCCCCCATGTCCTCTCCGCGGTCCGCGCTCACGATGCAGGAGTCGCCGACTCGGAGCGGGATCGCGAGCGGATTCCTGTAGATTTCCTGGCGCGCTCCTTTGAAGCGCACCTCGACGAGAGCTTCGCTCATTCTCGATTCACCTCAGCCAGCGGAGCGGATCGATCGGCTCGGTCCCCTTCCGGATCTCGAAGTGCAGCGAGCTTCCGGAAACGGAACCGGTGTTCCCCACCGTTCCGATGACGTCCCCCTGTTCCACCCGGTCCCCGGCGGAGACGCGAACCTCCGACGCGTGGGCATAAAGAGTATAGTAGCCGCCGCCGTGTCGGACGATGATGCAGTTTCCGTAGCCGGGAAGCGTGCTCACGTACTCGACGCGCCCGGGCGCGACCGCGCGGATCTCGGCGCCGTGCGGCGCGGCGATGTCGATCCCCTTGCTCGTGATCTCCGTCCCGAACTCCGGATGGCGGCTCTTCCCGAACCTCCGCACGATCTTCCCCTCGGCCGGCCACGGGAGCTTCGCGCTCCCCCCCTCAAAGAGCGAGGGGCCGGACGGTTCGTACGGAGCGCCTTCCCGCGCGCGCTCCGCGAGAATCCGTTCGAGCTCGCGCGAGGCCTCCTCGAGCTCCGCCACGAGCTTCTCGTGGCTCTCGCGGCGCCGCTTCACGTCGTCGAGGAAGTTCTTCCGTTCCTTCTTCCGCAGCAAGAGAGCCGTTTTCTCGCGCGACCGTTCGCTCTCGATCTGGCGGATCTCCCGCTCCCGCGCGGCTAGCTCCTCGCGCGCCGTGTGAAGCCGCGCGCGCTCGGCGAGCACCGAACGATAGAGCGCGTCGTCCCTCTCCACCACCCGGAGAAGCCGGCCGAATCGCCCGACCAGATCGACCACCGACTCCGACCCGAGCAGGATCTCGAGCTCGTGATACCCGCCGAACTGATAGAGGGCGCGGAGTCTTCGGCGGAGCATCTCCCGCCGCCGCTCCAGCACGCTCTCCGCATCCCTCGCTTCCCCCGTGACGGCGCCGAGGTTCTGCTCGACCTTCCTCCTCTTCGACTCGAGACCCGTGAGGAGCCGGTTCGTGAGCGTGAGATCCTCGTCGATCTTCATCAGGTTCTTCAGGATTCCCTTCTCCTCCCCGCGCAGGCGGTTCGCCTCCTCGCGCGTCTTCCCGATGCGCGCGCGGAGAGCGTTGAGATCCTCTTCCTCGCCCGCAGAGACGCCGGACCAGAGAGCGAGAAGAGCAGCCAGGACAAGACGCGCGGTCACGATTTCTTATACCTCAAATACCGGTTCAGCGAGAGAAGCGTTCCCGCTGCCCCGAGCGCGCCGCCGGCGAGAAGAAACAAGAAAACTCCGAAGGGCTCCAGGAAGAGAACCCCCGGCAGGCGCGAGGCGGCGAACGAATGGCTTTCCCGCAGGAGAAGAAGCGCGAGAAACGCGGCGGCGAGCCCGAGAATCGCCCCCTCGAGCAGGTAGGGGACGCGGATCTGCATCGGGGTCGCGCCGACGAGCCGGAGAACCTCGATCGTATCGCGCCGATCGGCGACGGCGAGCTTCATCGTGTTTTCGACGACGAGCAGCGTCGCGACGCCGAGCACGATGCCGAGGAAGAGATCGACCGCGACGAAAAAATAGATCCACGTCTCAAGCTTCCCCACCCAGTTCTCCCCGTAGACGACCGATTCGACGCCGCTTTCCGCCTCCAACTCGGAGACGAGCATTCGGATCCGATCGAGCGTCTTCCAGTCGTCGTACAGCTCGAGATCGAACGACG
This region includes:
- the rsmA gene encoding ribosomal RNA small subunit methyltransferase A, with the protein product MSRGEGTPAADARALRGEGHRPSKRLGQNFLVDPNLLRKIADAAELRPSDRVVEIGSGTGNLTELLAERAGKIYSVEIDGRLLARQRRRLLGKENVVFVRGDFLDFDLEEASGGGKLVVVGNIPYRVTARILERLMLHSSSIRSALLLVQREVAERIAASPGTRLFGRITLLVRYYSRPEVLFRVGPSSFRPRPRVESAAVRLAFHDPLPVRARSEEALFRLARSLFGGRRKMIRSGLRALRTFSPEELRRIEEISGVNLAARPEDLGPADWCHLSDAVEAVR
- a CDS encoding TatD family hydrolase; the protein is MARRAGRRTVAPPRQASVPEDRGGGGGELIDSHAHLTHPDFSSGSPSDLVRRAAAAGVERIVSVAYDVPSCDDVVRLAASEPAVRAVVGIHPHEADRAAEEDLARVEELARRPEVVAVGETGLDFYRNYADRRNQERLFHEQLALAARVGKPVVIHDREAHEVLLAILKEHEGELAGGVMHCFSGDRSFMEKVLPLGFAISIPGTVTFAKSNGALAEVVRACPADRILVETDCPWLAPVPHRGKRNEPAYLRFTVERVAEIRGWSFEETDRATTENANRLFRMEEAP
- the metG gene encoding methionine--tRNA ligase, yielding MNSYYLTTAIDYVNSKPHIGTAFEKIAADCVARYKRLRGFDTFFSMGNDEHSLNVEREARAQGLDPTVYCDRMAVEFESIWRMLHLSYDRFVRTTEAAHERSVREVFRRIEERGDIYKGLYQGLYCVSCENFLQEKDLVDGKCPVHLREPDRIEEENFFFRLTSYREELLAHIAATPSFILPEIRRNEIVSVLEAGLVDVSVSRSSQGWGIPLPADRSHVVYVWFDALINYLTSVGFPGPSDSFDRYWPADLHIIGKDITRFHCIIWPAMLLSAGIELPKSVYAHGFISVEGKKLSKSLGNVVDPRAMVERFGADTVRYYLLREVSFERDGDFSVGQLAGRHNADLANDLGNLLNRTAGMTRKYLGDVFPSPRAGEDGGELRDLAADAAARYAAAMDRFEFHNALAAVWELVRRANRYIEENAPWKLAKDPARRAKLETVLYNVFESLRIVSVLVSPVMPAKAEELALAIGIDRKAADFRFDADCAWRDAPGDGRSLRLDKPLFPRIEEEGAAS
- a CDS encoding stage 0 sporulation family protein, encoding MSEALVEVRFKGARQEIYRNPLAIPLRVGDSCIVSADRGEDMGEVAHFPPSDFVPPEGETLHEVIRRAEARDQANLSRNRSREEEARAVCLGRIEARKLEMKLVDVEMQYDGNKITFYFTAEKRIDFRELVKDLASTFKTRIELRQIGVRDEAKRLDGIGPCGRTLCCSTFLRDFAPVTLRMARDQQLALSPNKISGVCGRLMCCLAYERSEYLQALRAFPRVGARVRTANTEGKVTKADIFSRTVTIRAGEEREIRVLLEEITEEFHRDRWVPRNRGEA
- a CDS encoding peptidoglycan DD-metalloendopeptidase family protein, translating into MTARLVLAALLALWSGVSAGEEEDLNALRARIGKTREEANRLRGEEKGILKNLMKIDEDLTLTNRLLTGLESKRRKVEQNLGAVTGEARDAESVLERRREMLRRRLRALYQFGGYHELEILLGSESVVDLVGRFGRLLRVVERDDALYRSVLAERARLHTAREELAAREREIRQIESERSREKTALLLRKKERKNFLDDVKRRRESHEKLVAELEEASRELERILAERAREGAPYEPSGPSLFEGGSAKLPWPAEGKIVRRFGKSRHPEFGTEITSKGIDIAAPHGAEIRAVAPGRVEYVSTLPGYGNCIIVRHGGGYYTLYAHASEVRVSAGDRVEQGDVIGTVGNTGSVSGSSLHFEIRKGTEPIDPLRWLR
- a CDS encoding ABC transporter permease translates to MVSTRMEYIARELGYGFRRSLRSHLAPVVLMAVALFVFGLFLLGTKNLQKVIQLAQEKVSVTVYLRDDAGGEDRDRLSDLFSRLGGVRSARYVSPDEALEEFRRTLGPREYLLEGVEGNPLPASFDLELYDDWKTLDRIRMLVSELEAESGVESVVYGENWVGKLETWIYFFVAVDLFLGIVLGVATLLVVENTMKLAVADRRDTIEVLRLVGATPMQIRVPYLLEGAILGLAAAFLALLLLRESHSFAASRLPGVLFLEPFGVFLFLLAGGALGAAGTLLSLNRYLRYKKS